One window of Marinomonas primoryensis genomic DNA carries:
- the rplK gene encoding 50S ribosomal protein L11, translated as MAKKVQAYIKLQVKAGQANPSPPVGPALGQHGVNIMEFCKAFNAKTQGVEPGLPTPVIITVYSDRSFTFETKSTPASVLLKKAAGLKSGSPRPNTQKVGTVTRAQLEEIVVAKQADLTASDMDAAVRTIAGSARAMGLDVEGVI; from the coding sequence ATGGCTAAGAAAGTCCAAGCTTATATCAAGCTACAAGTTAAAGCGGGTCAAGCGAACCCAAGTCCACCAGTTGGTCCAGCACTTGGTCAACATGGTGTGAACATCATGGAATTCTGTAAAGCGTTTAATGCCAAAACACAAGGTGTTGAGCCAGGTCTTCCTACGCCGGTTATTATCACTGTATACAGTGATCGTAGTTTCACTTTCGAAACTAAGTCTACACCTGCTTCTGTTCTTCTTAAGAAAGCAGCGGGTCTGAAAAGTGGCTCTCCACGTCCAAACACTCAGAAAGTTGGTACGGTTACTCGTGCGCAGCTAGAAGAGATCGTTGTTGCTAAGCAGGCTGATTTAACTGCTTCAGATATGGATGCGGCAGTTCGTACTATCGCTGGTAGCGCACGCGCTATGGGTCTAGACGTAGAAGGTGTTATCTAA
- the nusG gene encoding transcription termination/antitermination protein NusG, translating to MTKRWYVVQAYSGYEKHVMRSLTERVQVMGQEENFGDILVPTEEVVEIRDGKKRKSERKFYPGYVLVQMEMNDASWHLVKATSRVLGFIGGTKDKPSPITTREADAILQRVSDGVDKPRPKTLFEVGEVVRVSEGPFADFNGVVEEVDYDKSRIKVAVLIFGRSTPVELEFSQVEKA from the coding sequence TGACCAAACGATGGTATGTAGTACAGGCGTACTCAGGGTACGAAAAGCACGTAATGCGTTCGCTTACTGAGCGAGTGCAGGTTATGGGGCAGGAAGAAAATTTTGGTGACATCTTGGTTCCAACCGAAGAAGTGGTTGAAATCCGAGATGGCAAAAAACGCAAGAGCGAAAGAAAGTTCTATCCAGGTTATGTATTGGTTCAAATGGAGATGAATGACGCTTCTTGGCATTTAGTTAAGGCTACCTCTCGCGTGTTGGGGTTTATTGGCGGTACAAAAGATAAACCATCGCCAATTACGACTCGCGAAGCAGATGCCATTTTACAGCGTGTTAGTGATGGTGTTGACAAACCTCGTCCTAAGACATTGTTTGAGGTGGGTGAGGTTGTTCGCGTTAGCGAAGGTCCATTTGCTGATTTCAATGGTGTTGTTGAAGAAGTTGATTACGATAAGAGCCGAATCAAGGTGGCGGTGCTTATTTTTGGGCGCTCTACGCCAGTTGAGTTGGAGTTTAGTCAGGTCGAAAAGGCCTGA